In a genomic window of Gossypium arboreum isolate Shixiya-1 chromosome 9, ASM2569848v2, whole genome shotgun sequence:
- the LOC108455721 gene encoding 40S ribosomal protein S17-like encodes MGRVRTKTVKKSSRQVIERYYSRMTLDFHTNKKIIEEVAIIPSKRLRNKIAGFSTHLMKRIQRGPVRGISLKLQEEERERRMDFVPDESAIKVDQIEVDKETLYMLSVLGMSDIPGLVKVDPVAVVPQIGFGRGGGPGRRF; translated from the coding sequence ATGGGCCGCGTCCGTACCAAAACAGTGAAGAAATCCTCCCGTCAGGTCATCGAGCGCTACTACTCTCGCATGACCCTCGATTTCCACACTAACAAGAAGATCATCGAAGAAGTTGCCATTATCCCATCCAAGAGGCTCCGCAACAAGATCGCCGGCTTCTCGACCCATTTGATGAAACGGATCCAGAGGGGTCCGGTTCGCGGCATTTCCTTGAAGCTCCAAGAGGAAGAGCGTGAGCGCCGCATGGATTTCGTCCCCGATGAATCGGCCATCAAGGTCGACCAAATCGAAGTTGATAAGGAAACTCTTTATATGCTTTCGGTTCTTGGGATGTCTGATATTCCGGGGCTTGTTAAGGTTGATCCAGTCGCCGTTGTTCCTCAAATCGGGTTCGGCCGTGGTGGTGGACCCGGAAGGAGGTTTTAA
- the LOC108456130 gene encoding cyclin-dependent protein kinase inhibitor SMR6-like, with product MGLSKKPQLDGVLDNEGKKWVITGIAIRTSLKPINTKPRAKENQEAEEEEACSTTPTSKEAKIPDKLACPLAPRKPRPPLRCHYTGVREFFTPPDLESVFKLHVEKAN from the coding sequence ATGGGGCTCTCCAAAAAACCACAACTAGATGGGGTGTTAGACAATGAAGGGAAGAAATGGGTAATCACCGGTATCGCTATAAGGACTTCATTGAAGCCAATAAACACGAAACCAAGAGCAAAAGAAAACCAAGAAGCAGAAGAAGAGGAAGCTTGTTCAACAACTCCAACTTCAAAAGAAGCAAAAATACCAGACAAATTAGCATGCCCTTTAGCTCCAAGAAAGCCTAGGCCTCCATTGAGATGCCATTACACTGGGGTTAGGGAGTTCTTTACCCCTCCTGATTTGGAATCAGTGTTCAAGCTCCATGTTGAGAAAGCAAATTGA